A segment of the Pseudoalteromonas piscicida genome:
AGCAACCAATTGACGATACGAAAGCGCAACAGTCAATGCTGGCAAAACAGTATCTTGATGAACAATGTCCTTTAGAGTTTGGCTCACACATGGAGGTGACAGACTATGTGGTTTACTACAATCACCTGCTTGCGTTTTTTGCCAACGGCACCCATTGTGGTTTAAAAAATTGTAGCCAATTCGTCGCGCTTTGCGGTCACCGTGAAACTCCGGAGGCTATTTTGTTAAAACAAGACGATGGCTTACATATTGAAATTACTTTCAATCGCACCGGAATGCTCGGCCAATTTGATAGCGCCCATATCGAAGATATTATCGTCGAAACACCACTGGCGTCTGTGGTTGGTAAAAAGACTAAAACCCAGCTACAAAAACTGTGGATGAGCTTTTATCATGGCGTGCAACAACCAGCAGGAAAAGCCTGTTATCGTGCCAAAAATGGGGATGATTATGAACTTTGAGTAAACACTCGATAATTTGTAATCAAATCGCTCAAACATTCAGTAAGTTTTAAGCTAAGCTAATTAAAATACCGCTCTTTTTTCGACTGAGCACATGACCAAATTGCTTAATTTTCTAAAAAACATTAACTGGATGCTTTGGGCGCTCATACTTGGCATTTTTGCGGGTTTAGTTTTCGGTGAACGGTTATCATTTTTAAAACCTATCGGTACAGGTTTTGTAAACCTGATGCAAATCACCATTCTCCCTTATATTGTCGTCAGTCTTATCGTGGGTTTAGGGAAATTTAATCCCGAACAAGTTAAAAGCATTCTTGCAAAAGCAGCGCTAGTCATGATCTCCATTTGGGTGGTAGGTCTTGCTGTGATCTGGTGCTTTATTATGACATTACCAGCGCATGATGCCGGGACCTTTTTCTCCCCTGCACTGGTCGCCGCGGCTCCCGAAGTAGACTTCGTTAAACATTATATTCCCTCTAATCCATTTGCTTCTATGGCAGAAGGTAATGTACCGGCCTTAGTCATATTTTGTATTGCGCTAGGTATGGCGCTTATTTCTAATCAAAAGAAAAACCGTTTACTCGATGTGTTAGAAGTCGTTGGTCAAGGTCTGTCAGTTATTTCCAAGAAGATCATTGCCATCTTCCCTATTGGCATTTTTGCGATGACAGCAAGCACCGCAGGCACCATGAGCGCAGAAGAACTGTCTGAATTGCAAGTGTACTGGGTTGTCGTTTTATGTGTCGGCGTGTACTTGATGTTAGTACTACTACCTATGCTTGTTGCCGCACTCACCCCTGTTAAGTATCGCGACCTCATCATGGTTATGCGCAATGCATGGATCACCGCATTTAGTACCGGAAACGTTTTTATTGTATTGCCGGTGATCACCGAGGGGATCAAAGATCATTTACGCAAAATTAAGCAAAGCGACGAAAGCTCTGATCACATCGCTGAGGTGTTAGTGCCTATCGCTTATACCTTCCCGAGTTTAGGAAAGCTTACTACCCTCATTTTTGTCTCTTTTGCGGCATGGCTTACCGGCAATCAGATCGGCATCGAACAAATTCCTAATGTGTCTTTATCAGCGATGCTAAGTTACTTTGCTAACGTGCATATCGCTATTCCCTATTTGCTCGATACCTTGCGTGTCCCGGCTGATACTTATCAGTTATATCTATCGATGTCAGTACTCACCGCAAAAGTGGTTTCACCGACCACTGTGGTATATATCTTCGCATTTGTATTTTTATGTATTTTTATCAATCGCAGACAATTACACTTAAAACGCGTACGTTCAGTTTATTATTTAACGCTATTATCTGCATTACTCCCAGCATTTATGCTGTTGAGTTTTACGGCAAATAATTATCTCGGTAAGCAAACTAAATCGGCCGATGAGGCCATAGCTAATATGGTGATCTCGGATACCGTCCCTGCTCATGTGCTTAGCTATGTCCCTAAAGCATACCAAAGTGGTGAGCTGTCTCTGACGAATATCGATGTGATTAAAAAACGTAACCTGCTGCGTGTAGGATATCTTATCGATAATGTGCCATTTAGTTACTTTAATCAAAAAGACCAGTTAGTGGGTTTTGATGTCAGCCTCGCACATAGGCTCGCATCCGACCTTGGGGTTAAAATCGAGTTTATTCCTTTTAAAAAGCCACAACTGGCAGAGTATCTCAACAAAGGATATTTCGATATTGCAATGTCCGGCCTTGAAATTAATATTGCCGACTTACAAAGCGTGCGCTTTAGTGACAAGGTGTTGGAGCTGCAACTGGCGCTCTTGGCCAAAGATCATGATTTAAAGAAGTTTGCTGACAAGTCAGCCTTGCTTACGCATGATAAACTGAATTTAGCTCACGTTGAATATGCTCCACTACTCAAACAATTGGCGCAGCAAAACCCTAAGGTAAAAGTGTCCAGTATTAACAATTTGCAAAGCTATTTTAAGCACCCAGAAAAATATGACGCCTTAGTGATCAGCGCAGAGGCGGGCTTTGCATGGAGCATGTTCTACCCTGAATTTGGTGTTGTGGTACCGGAAGGGGCGAGCTTGAAATACCCCGTTGGATTTGCTGTCGCCAAGCGCAATCAAGATCTACTGAGTTATGTAAATGCTTGGCTGACTATCCAGCATACCAATGGCCGTATTGAAAAAACTTATGATTACTGGATCTTAGGAAAAGGTAGTGTACAAAAGCAAACTCGCTGGTCGTTAATGGATGAACTGGAAATCGACCCAAACACACTCATTGATAAACTGAAGTTCTAATTAAAAAAACGCCGTCAGTTAACACGTTAACTGACGGCAAGTCTACTCACTGGGCGAGCTAGCTTTCAAGCTCACTTTAACCTTAGTCAAACCATAAAATAAAACAAGTTTTTAACAAAAAATTCATCAATTTGATAACCGACTTCGTAAACCACTACTGCGGCTCACACTTCGATTCATACCCTGCACTAATACTTTATATTGCGCCACCAATTCAAACTGCTGTTTAGCTCGGGTGATCCCTGTATAAATGAGCTGGCGGTTTATCCCCTGCTGCGCACGTTGAATTGGTGGTAGTATCATTGCCGTGTAAGCAAACTCCGAGCCTTGCGATTTGTGGATAGTCATTACATACACTCTATCAAAGCTCGGCAATCTGGCAGGATAAAAGCGCCTAACGCTGCCCTGCTCATCAATAAATGATGCCTGTAGCTCACCCTGTTCGTCACGTAAAATGATCCCGATATCGCCGTTAAACAGTTTCAACTGGTAATCGTTTTGAGTGATCATAATGGGCATACCAACGTAAAATCGCCCTGTCGGTTGTACCAATCCCATTTGACTGAGCTTAAGCTCTATTCTGCGATTTAATTCGTTCACACCGTAAGGGCCTTCTCGCACGGCCGCAAGCAATTGATAACTGGCAAACTCGCTATGTATTATGGCCTCACTCTCACCATGATGAATGGCAAGCAGGTATCGCTGGTATTGCCCCGCCGCTCTGGCAATTAAGGCATTGTAGGTTTCACTATTTAATTCATGATGCTGTATATCGCTATAACCTTGCCTCAGCACGCTGTCTAATTGCCGCTTATTATTGCTATTTACGGCAAATGCTAACTGGCCAATTCCACTTCGGCTGTCAAAACGGTGACTTTTTTGTAAAAATGCCAGATTATCTTCCAACATAAAGCCAGCGCTGGTATCACCCGACTTAGGCAGGTTTTGTTTACTCAGCTCAGCTAGCTTTGCTTTCAGTGCCTGACTGTAATGTGGTGCTTGCCCAAGCGTTAAGTTTTCACATAAGTCGCTGAGTACGTTACCGGTATCTACCGATGCCAGCTGATCTTTATCGCCGAGCAAAATAAGCCGTGCATGTTTTGGTAATGCATCCACCAGCTTTGCCATAAGTGATAAGTCCACCATGGATGCTTCGTCAACAATCAGCACATCAACATGCAGCGGGTTATCTTGATTGTGACGATAGTGTACGCTATTAGGAATAACGCCTAACAAGCGATGAATAGTTTGCGCCTGCTCCGGCAGTAAGTCGGCAAGCGCTGGCGGCAGATTTAACCTCGCTTTCGCGCCAATAATTGACTCACTGAGCCTAGCAGCGGCTTTGCCGGTTGGCGCCACTAGCTTGATGGTCAACGGCGCACTGCTATAAAGCGATTGTAAAATCGCAAGCAGTTTTGTGACCGTCGTGGTTTTTCCCGTACCGGGGCCGCCCGTGATGACACAAAATCGCTTAATGATTGCAAGTGTACAAGCTACTTTTTGCCAATCAATGTCTTCTTCACTGGTTGGAAAAAACGATGCCAACAGTGCACCCAGTTTTGCTTCGTCCAGCGTTACATCGGCTTTTGCCAACATTTCAAAGTGTCCTGCAAGCCTTGCTTCATAATTTGCTAATCTCGCCAAGTAGAGCTTATTAGCGTATAACCGAAGTGGCTTATCTTCACCGATTGCAGGATGCTGTGCGAGCGCGCTAACGGCTATACCTGTGCTTGAAAATGGCGACAACTCTACAGCTCCATCCGCAACCGCGTAGCCGAGCTCAAACGGGTCCTGATAATTAATATTGTCTAACTCTAAACAACTATGCTGACGTCCATGAGCGATTAATAATAGTAAAAATACATAGAAGTGATCGTCGTAGCCTTGCTGATTCAACAACTTGGCTAGCGCGATATCGGCTTTTCCGACTCGTTTGTGTTCAAGCAATAGCGCCATGAAACCCTGATGATCAAATGCCTCAAAGTCCATACTTAACTGGCTCATACAGACTCCTCAAATAATGCATCTAATTCTAACACCTGCTCTACGCTTAACTGATTGAAGAAAATCCCCTGATTGTCCGGTAATGCGCGTAAGAACAAATAGTAGTTCCCGCCCAAATGCTGCTCAGGGTTATAGTCCACAAGGCGCTGCTTTAACAAGCGGTGAAGTGCCACGGTATAAATCATATACTGTAAATGATACTGATGAGACGACATCGCGGCATTGAGGTTATCGTAGTGATAATCTTCTGGGTTATCGCCAAGGTAGTTGGACTTGTAATCGAGCACAAAAAACTGTCCTTGCCACTTGAATATTAAATCGATAAACCCCTTCAGCATGCCTTTCACATCATCAAAATTTAAAAACGACTTTTGCCCAGTGATATCACTGAGGATCTTGTTCAGCTTCACTGCACTGAGTGGTTTCAGTGGCAAGTAAAACTCCATTTCAACAATGCAGTCGTCCGGTGGCAGCACACCAAGTTGTAAATGAGGATGTGGCGCAAGAGGTGCTGCCAAACAGCTTGTTATCCAGCGCTCAGCGGTCTCTTGCCATTCAGTCGCAATACCAAACTTATCCAAAGATTTCGTGACCGCTTCGGTCAGCGTAAACTTATCTTCGTTTTTAGGGGAATGCGGTGCGGTAAAATCTATGAGCTCAAAGATTTCGTGCAAACAGCTACCCGGCTTGGCGCCCTTAGGGAAAGTATAAGAGGTTTTTTCCCGCTCTTGACGCTGTTCAGGTAAGTCCAGTAAATGGTTTTCGTCCACGGCCCCTGCAGGTTTATCACCATGATGCGTGTGATAGCTTAGCTGGCTAAAGCTTGTAGTACGCCAATGGCGTTCAATCTGACCGGTGAAGGTTTTCGCGGACAAAGAAGCTAGAGGCTTGTCTTCAAACGTCGTTTTTATCGCTTGCTGTGGCGCGGTGATTTCATCTAATCTTACACATTCCATTGCCGCATGTGCTTCACATAACTGACTTAAAACACTTTGCCAAGCCTCGGCACTGTCGAAAGTTTCCGTGCCAAACAGGGCAAATCCTAAAGCCGTTTTGTGCAGCGCAGACTTTTTACTGCGCCCTTGTTGAATGTCGTAAAGCCCAAGCTCGCAATAATGCACCGCGCGTGTCAGCGCAACGTAAAGTAAGCGAATATCCTCAGCCAGTCGTTCTTGCTCTGCTTTTTCTTTGGCGTCATCACTGGCTTCAAGGTCGACAACTAACTTATCCCCTTGGTGATAAACTAACGTATCAGGCTCACGAAACCCAAGCGCAAATGGCATAAAGACAATCGGATACTCCAAACCTTTTGATGCGTGCATGGTCACAATTTTTACCAAATTGGCATCGCTCTCCAAGCGAATTTGGCTGCTGTCACTCTGGGCGTTATTTAGCTGCGATAAAAACCAACGTAACACACGACCCGTGCCATCAAGCTCTAATTGCTTATGCTGTAAAAGCTCAGCTAAATGACGGAAGTCAGTAAGCCAACGCTCCACTTCCATTCCCTGCTGTTGCCAAATCACTGGCAGCTCACAAGTTATCAATAAGTGTTCCAGCATCGCCATCGCACCAGAGCGATACCACAGCTGTGTTAACTCACTAAATAACTGTAAATAACCTTGCCACTGCTGCTCATTAAACTGCAAGTCGTATAGCGCTTGGTTGTTTAAATAAAATAATGGTCCCGCAAGCACGCCTCTGAGCGCCGCTTCGTCGTAACTCCCGTGCAGTACATCAAGCAATTGATACAACGCAATTGCTAACGGCTGCCTAAATACACTATCTCTGGCAAGGTAAACACTGGCAATATCGAGTTGATTTAAGGCTCGTTTGATCAAGCTCGCTTCTATGCGGTCACGAACTAAAACACAGATATCCGCTGGCACAACTGGGTTTTCGCCAATCTTGGCAACCCCCGACTGCCCTTGCTCGATAAGCGCTGCAGCTCGACCAGCGAACACCTGACTTAGCCGCGCTTGCGCGGCGCTTTTGTTAAGCGCTTCATCCTCATTTGGTAATACACTAAAGCGCAGCGCTGACGACTTTTTAGATGCGATAGTAAATTGCGCATCCTCGGCTTTACCTTGCGCGCTCACCTCAATGAAAGGGATATCTTTGTTGTAGATAAAACTATTGGGATGGCGAGTAAATATCGTATTCACTGCAGCAACCACGTCACTATCGGATCGATAATTGGTTGCAAGCGTATACTGCCTGTTTTGCGCAACTCCTTGCTTTGCACCGATATAAGTAAAAATATCCGCTCCGCGAAAGCCGTAAATGGCTTGTTTTGGGTCGCCTATCAAGGTTAATGCCGTATTTTCCTTTGCATAAACTCGGCTGAAGATCCCATATTGAATAGGATCGGTATCCTGAAACTCATCTATCATGGCAACTGGATATTGCAGTGCAATTTTTTCGGCTAAGCGTTCACCACTATCGCCCATCAGCGCTTGATGCAGCTGCTTAAGTAAATCGTCGGGAGAGATCAAGCCATATTCTTCTTTATGGGCGTGAAGCAAAGCCCTTACCTCGGTCACCGCTTGTTGCACCAGCGCGATTTTAAGCCCACTCCCGACCAATTGGTGGAGCTCTGCCAAGGTATCAAAGTGACGAATGAGCTCATGCTCCAGCGGCGTTGTATTCTTTTTATATTGAGCAACATCGGCAAGGCTTTCACTGCCCCAAAGTCCAAAGGAATGATTACTACTACCAAACTCAAACCACCACTGCTCACCGTTGACATAATCCTCCAGAGCTTGAAGATTAGCTTTTCGCCCTGGTGCCCGATTGCCTGCCAGCCCTGCGTTTTTCAACACATTGATGTAGTCAGCTTTGACTATTTCGGCCTTTAGCCACAGTGCTAGTGTTTGGTATTTTTCACGTGCGGCAAACACTGCATCTAAGGAAACAGAGGGTTTAATTTCGGCATTTTCTCTTGCTAATAAGGGTCTAACTTGCTTCGCCAGTGCATAAGGTGTAGCAAATTGCTCTGTCACAGCCTGTGTTTTTTCTGTATCTAGCGGATAGACAAAACGTCGCCAATGATCTGCCATCGCGGCGTCAATCAAGTCGCTCTCGTCGAGAATAAATTCGAGGTTAAATGCCACCTTAGACTCAAAAGCGTGTTGCTTCAGCATTCTTTGACAAAAGCCGTGAATGGTGAATATCGCGGCCTCATCCATTGACTTAGCAGCTGCATCAAGGAGATCAAAGGCACGCTTTTTATCTTCAACTTGCGCCAAAATCGCATTGATCAGTTCATCTTTACAGACTTCACCTAGTAGCACGTCTCGAGCTTGAATAATGCGTTTTCTCACTCGGTCTTTTATCTCTTGTGTTGCCGCTTCTGTGAAAGTTACCACTAAGATTTGTTCAACGCTTAACGGCTCATGTTGCTTATCAGAAGTACGCAAACCGAGTAAATAACGCAGATATAAACCGGTGATGGTGTAAGTTTTCCCCGTACCTGCACTGGCTTCAATTAGGTTTTGGCCACTTAGAGGCATAGTAATGGGATTAAGCATCTCCATGGCGTACCTCCTCGGCGGCATCAAGAATAGGTGTTAACAAAGTAAGGCTAAGTGCACAAAAACGCGCTTCATGAGCTGACAAATCGCTAAAGCATAGTTGAACATAGGGATCTTCCCCTTCTCCTCGACCAACATATTGCGGCTTAAATTTATTTACCGCCTTTTTAATATCCTGTGTCTTGGCGTATTCCATGCTAGAACTTGGAAAAAATGCCACAGGTTCACTCAGTGCTTGCTTATAAAAAGCCAGCCACTGCTCCAAATATTGCTGTGCTTGCGGCTTTGAAATAGCGGCAAAGTGCACGCTTTGATCTAGCCCGACAATATAAGTAGTGACTTCATGCCCCATTACACAGGCCGCGCAGTGATGTAAAAACCCTTTAATCAAATCTTTGGCTTTAATACTGGCGCTACGATAATACACTTGCCTGTTGTCATACACACAATCAAGCCAACCAACCAGTATATGCTCTGCAACACCAAGTTTTAGCTCTAGAGGTTCCTTGGGTTCATTAAGCAACGGGGTCAATACGTTAACCATAGGTTCAACGCGGCTGAGCAGCCCCTCTAGCTGTAGTTTGCCAATATTTGCTTGAGGCAGCGAGCCTCTTTGTAATATCTGTTCAAGATTTAAGGGCTGTTGTTGTAGCTGAGCATCCAGCACTTCATCTAAATATTGATAGCGCTCTAACGCATCTAATGCAAAAGGCTCTTCATCGAGTGTTAACGCTTCTATTGGCTTGAGTTTAATGCCCAGCGCTTGCTGATAAAATAACTTTTGCGGCTCACAAACGCCGCGCAGCAAATCGCTAAACTCAATTTCTGTGTCTAAAACTGGTGCTAGCGGTTTTGTCTCATCAGCTTGCGCCGATCTATGCTGCCAAAGCCAGGTACGATTGTAGCTCTGTAGTGAGCCTGCTTTAAAATGTTCGGGATTAAAAGGTTGTAATGGCAGCTGTGAAGTTAATCGAGCAACAAGCGACTGCTTTGGCATATCTTCAAAATAAAAGCTGCGGTCTAGATATTCAGTCAACTCGCTGACTAGAACAGATGGCACCTGGGCTTCGTTGTTAAAACAAGAGCGGCCAATATAACTGATATACAAGTTTTCTCGAGCACTGAGTAACGCTTCTAGAAACAAGTATCTGTCGTCTAGTTTTCGTGAGCGATCGCCTTTATGTCTGGTGGAGTGTGCGACTAAATCAAAACCAATAGGCTGTACGGTACGAGGATAGTCCGCGTCATTTAGGCCAAGCATACACACCACTTTAAATGGAATAGCACGCATCGGCATCAGCGTACAAAAGTTTACCGTTCCGGCTAAAAGGCGCTGCCCAACCCCTTTCTCTCTAACGCCTTGCTTGACCAAATACGCTAAGATTTTTGCTGAGACTGGCGCTTGAATATCGCCATTTTCATGGTGTTTTTCGATGTTCTCTATAATCTGCTCAAGCTTAAGTAAATCCCAACTCTGTTCAGACTCTGACGAGTAAAATAGCGCCATGGCTTCACGTAGAATTGCTGCGAAGTTCGTTAAGGTCTTTTCGCTGCTGAGTTGTCGCTTTAACCAAATCAGCGCATCAACAAAGCCGATAAGCTTGTTAAGTACCGCCACCGACATCCCTTCGACTTCATCAGCAGGATAAATAGATGCGAACGGCGTCTGTTCGTCGTTTGTTGCAACCCCTAATAGTAAACGGTTGAGTCCATGCTGCCACGTATTTAATGGTATTTTTGGCAAACCATATTCGCTTTTATGGCTGTCATTTAAGCCCCATTTAACACTGACCTGATCAAGCCAATAGCGAATTAAGTCAAACTCATGGCTTTCAAGGTTAAACT
Coding sequences within it:
- a CDS encoding cation:dicarboxylate symporter family transporter, with the translated sequence MTKLLNFLKNINWMLWALILGIFAGLVFGERLSFLKPIGTGFVNLMQITILPYIVVSLIVGLGKFNPEQVKSILAKAALVMISIWVVGLAVIWCFIMTLPAHDAGTFFSPALVAAAPEVDFVKHYIPSNPFASMAEGNVPALVIFCIALGMALISNQKKNRLLDVLEVVGQGLSVISKKIIAIFPIGIFAMTASTAGTMSAEELSELQVYWVVVLCVGVYLMLVLLPMLVAALTPVKYRDLIMVMRNAWITAFSTGNVFIVLPVITEGIKDHLRKIKQSDESSDHIAEVLVPIAYTFPSLGKLTTLIFVSFAAWLTGNQIGIEQIPNVSLSAMLSYFANVHIAIPYLLDTLRVPADTYQLYLSMSVLTAKVVSPTTVVYIFAFVFLCIFINRRQLHLKRVRSVYYLTLLSALLPAFMLLSFTANNYLGKQTKSADEAIANMVISDTVPAHVLSYVPKAYQSGELSLTNIDVIKKRNLLRVGYLIDNVPFSYFNQKDQLVGFDVSLAHRLASDLGVKIEFIPFKKPQLAEYLNKGYFDIAMSGLEINIADLQSVRFSDKVLELQLALLAKDHDLKKFADKSALLTHDKLNLAHVEYAPLLKQLAQQNPKVKVSSINNLQSYFKHPEKYDALVISAEAGFAWSMFYPEFGVVVPEGASLKYPVGFAVAKRNQDLLSYVNAWLTIQHTNGRIEKTYDYWILGKGSVQKQTRWSLMDELEIDPNTLIDKLKF
- the recC gene encoding exodeoxyribonuclease V subunit gamma — encoded protein: MLHIIQSNRMEILQAQLCTLIKSAPLANPFAKEVVLVQSPGMSEWLKLGMSQHLGISAQVDFPLPSSFIWKLYQNFIDDVPKESAFNKSNMTWKLFTLLPDCIDKPQYIALKHYLGADPSGIKLFALCEKIADVFDQYLMYRPQWIELWDQGQDTLIDVDVEAIAPWQPDLWRRLVHHVEALEQSPYHRANMHDQLLQGLANAPEGKLPERICIFGLSAISTSQLDIFQALGQKTNVFLFFFNPSEHYWGDLVDEKTQAKVAAKYAKMPELEAKDGEYYYIGNPLLSSWGKLGRDYFEQLLQLDASWIDGFDDAFDDSLLGQVQQEIYQLAFKGESLTADPNWFVSQQGKLPIMADDTSIVLQDCHTPLREVERLHDYLLNLFEQNPSLTPKDIIVMMPDVGTYSPFIKAVFDSCEDRLRIPYAISDLAIEQERPILTSFVTLTDLPNNRFCVSDILDLLGVLPIAEQFNLESHEFDLIRYWLDQVSVKWGLNDSHKSEYGLPKIPLNTWQHGLNRLLLGVATNDEQTPFASIYPADEVEGMSVAVLNKLIGFVDALIWLKRQLSSEKTLTNFAAILREAMALFYSSESEQSWDLLKLEQIIENIEKHHENGDIQAPVSAKILAYLVKQGVREKGVGQRLLAGTVNFCTLMPMRAIPFKVVCMLGLNDADYPRTVQPIGFDLVAHSTRHKGDRSRKLDDRYLFLEALLSARENLYISYIGRSCFNNEAQVPSVLVSELTEYLDRSFYFEDMPKQSLVARLTSQLPLQPFNPEHFKAGSLQSYNRTWLWQHRSAQADETKPLAPVLDTEIEFSDLLRGVCEPQKLFYQQALGIKLKPIEALTLDEEPFALDALERYQYLDEVLDAQLQQQPLNLEQILQRGSLPQANIGKLQLEGLLSRVEPMVNVLTPLLNEPKEPLELKLGVAEHILVGWLDCVYDNRQVYYRSASIKAKDLIKGFLHHCAACVMGHEVTTYIVGLDQSVHFAAISKPQAQQYLEQWLAFYKQALSEPVAFFPSSSMEYAKTQDIKKAVNKFKPQYVGRGEGEDPYVQLCFSDLSAHEARFCALSLTLLTPILDAAEEVRHGDA
- a CDS encoding aldolase/citrate lyase/malate synthase family protein: MAAQLQPHTEQPIDDTKAQQSMLAKQYLDEQCPLEFGSHMEVTDYVVYYNHLLAFFANGTHCGLKNCSQFVALCGHRETPEAILLKQDDGLHIEITFNRTGMLGQFDSAHIEDIIVETPLASVVGKKTKTQLQKLWMSFYHGVQQPAGKACYRAKNGDDYEL
- the recB gene encoding exodeoxyribonuclease V subunit beta, producing MEMLNPITMPLSGQNLIEASAGTGKTYTITGLYLRYLLGLRTSDKQHEPLSVEQILVVTFTEAATQEIKDRVRKRIIQARDVLLGEVCKDELINAILAQVEDKKRAFDLLDAAAKSMDEAAIFTIHGFCQRMLKQHAFESKVAFNLEFILDESDLIDAAMADHWRRFVYPLDTEKTQAVTEQFATPYALAKQVRPLLARENAEIKPSVSLDAVFAAREKYQTLALWLKAEIVKADYINVLKNAGLAGNRAPGRKANLQALEDYVNGEQWWFEFGSSNHSFGLWGSESLADVAQYKKNTTPLEHELIRHFDTLAELHQLVGSGLKIALVQQAVTEVRALLHAHKEEYGLISPDDLLKQLHQALMGDSGERLAEKIALQYPVAMIDEFQDTDPIQYGIFSRVYAKENTALTLIGDPKQAIYGFRGADIFTYIGAKQGVAQNRQYTLATNYRSDSDVVAAVNTIFTRHPNSFIYNKDIPFIEVSAQGKAEDAQFTIASKKSSALRFSVLPNEDEALNKSAAQARLSQVFAGRAAALIEQGQSGVAKIGENPVVPADICVLVRDRIEASLIKRALNQLDIASVYLARDSVFRQPLAIALYQLLDVLHGSYDEAALRGVLAGPLFYLNNQALYDLQFNEQQWQGYLQLFSELTQLWYRSGAMAMLEHLLITCELPVIWQQQGMEVERWLTDFRHLAELLQHKQLELDGTGRVLRWFLSQLNNAQSDSSQIRLESDANLVKIVTMHASKGLEYPIVFMPFALGFREPDTLVYHQGDKLVVDLEASDDAKEKAEQERLAEDIRLLYVALTRAVHYCELGLYDIQQGRSKKSALHKTALGFALFGTETFDSAEAWQSVLSQLCEAHAAMECVRLDEITAPQQAIKTTFEDKPLASLSAKTFTGQIERHWRTTSFSQLSYHTHHGDKPAGAVDENHLLDLPEQRQEREKTSYTFPKGAKPGSCLHEIFELIDFTAPHSPKNEDKFTLTEAVTKSLDKFGIATEWQETAERWITSCLAAPLAPHPHLQLGVLPPDDCIVEMEFYLPLKPLSAVKLNKILSDITGQKSFLNFDDVKGMLKGFIDLIFKWQGQFFVLDYKSNYLGDNPEDYHYDNLNAAMSSHQYHLQYMIYTVALHRLLKQRLVDYNPEQHLGGNYYLFLRALPDNQGIFFNQLSVEQVLELDALFEESV
- the recD gene encoding exodeoxyribonuclease V subunit alpha, with product MSQLSMDFEAFDHQGFMALLLEHKRVGKADIALAKLLNQQGYDDHFYVFLLLLIAHGRQHSCLELDNINYQDPFELGYAVADGAVELSPFSSTGIAVSALAQHPAIGEDKPLRLYANKLYLARLANYEARLAGHFEMLAKADVTLDEAKLGALLASFFPTSEEDIDWQKVACTLAIIKRFCVITGGPGTGKTTTVTKLLAILQSLYSSAPLTIKLVAPTGKAAARLSESIIGAKARLNLPPALADLLPEQAQTIHRLLGVIPNSVHYRHNQDNPLHVDVLIVDEASMVDLSLMAKLVDALPKHARLILLGDKDQLASVDTGNVLSDLCENLTLGQAPHYSQALKAKLAELSKQNLPKSGDTSAGFMLEDNLAFLQKSHRFDSRSGIGQLAFAVNSNNKRQLDSVLRQGYSDIQHHELNSETYNALIARAAGQYQRYLLAIHHGESEAIIHSEFASYQLLAAVREGPYGVNELNRRIELKLSQMGLVQPTGRFYVGMPIMITQNDYQLKLFNGDIGIILRDEQGELQASFIDEQGSVRRFYPARLPSFDRVYVMTIHKSQGSEFAYTAMILPPIQRAQQGINRQLIYTGITRAKQQFELVAQYKVLVQGMNRSVSRSSGLRSRLSN